In Rosa rugosa chromosome 4, drRosRugo1.1, whole genome shotgun sequence, the genomic stretch CAAGTGTGAAACACACCAAGCCAATGGGGTCCTTAATATTCCATCTACTTGTTTTGTCATAGTTACCTACACGACCTAATTTCATTGCATTGGGAGGATATATATGTTACGTTTGTCAATGAAATTAGGTAGTCTTGGTAGGAGAATATGTTTTATTTCTGTACAACACAATGTACTCAAATGCTAGAGTTTGAATCTCTTTTCCCTTTGCTTTAGTTTCGTTTgtacaaggaaaccaaaaaaaaaaatgatcccaGTATCCCATTATGTCTTCTAAATTGGAGGAGCATTTTTTTGGGCATGAATGTGAAGAAACTTTGGCGGACAAGCAAGaaatgaaatgataaaaaggtgAACCCACTTGTTAATTACCATCTGATCTCCCTGTCTtataattcaaattcaaaatgttTTAACAATTCTTACATTTGGTTTTGAATTCAATTTCTCAATCAGTTCTCTCTCAAACATAGTTGTTAACAAGtccttttccctttctttttgaGAGAAAGGAGGAGAGAGTGAAAACGTTGAAGGGGGTAAGGTTTCATAACCTCCACAAAAGTAGTAATGGTAGACCTAACGAGTACACGGCCCTCAAGGAAAGTATCAACATCAAGATCCCGGGAGATATTCGAATTAATCTCTTTTTTCTTAGCTAGCAAGAATCGACCAAACTTAGACGAACGGGACCGACTTCAAAAACTCATGCATACTTAAACTGTCCTTAGCAATGCATTTCACTGTCCTTGTCATCAACAGGAATCCTTGGCCTGAAGTTCTCATCATTAGCTTGGTTTCAGAACTGTAGTGGGAATAAGGAAAGTATAGCTAGACATACATATTTAGCTTTTGATCCTATACAATACAAAACCGGCCCAATATACCAAAAATTCTTGGAGATGAAACAGTCATACGCACATAGCTCATTTTCATATCTAGTCATCACGCGGTTGCTAACTTGCTGACAATGTGATTGAGATGGGGCACAATTACACATCACCTGCTCGCTGGTGGTCCGATTGCAAGAGGGAGGCGTGGGCAACTAAAGCTTTTCCGAAAGAATGCAATCTGGAGGGAATCAGTCAATTAGAGAAATATGCAACAAAAATattgaaaaatgaaagaaatgccAAATGACCGAAGAGGGTTGAGTTTGAATGgggaataagagagagagactcCAAGAGAATGAGAAACGAAAGAAGGACTTTGTTACAACCACACGCTATTCCCCCCAAAGGAGAAGAACTTCTTATCCTAAACCAATTCAACCCAAGAAAATTTCCCAAGTCTGAGATATTTTGTGATCCACAAAAATATTTGCAGTGTGTAGGAGAGAACTTGGACCAAAGAGACCCTAGCTAATTTGTGGGGTTTGCTACACTGTGACAAACAAAACCACCCAATAATTATCACAACAAGTGATATGTAGTATATTTTCTTGGTCTTTGTTTTAACTTCACCTAACAAAAATGCTGATTTCAGGGATAGATTAATTGTTATGGCTCAGTAACTTTCTCTCGTGTTCCAGCTAATAAATAAACATTTCACAAAGAAGAACCTCATTCTGCAAAGCAAGATAAACCTAGCTAGAATGCATTATACCATGCATATCTTTTGCAAAATTCTGAGAACAAAGGTTGAAGATAATTTGCCTAGCTAGAACATGAAAACCCAGATTTTGTTCGAAATATATTTCTGGATAAAATCATAATAAGCAGGAGTTGGTTAATGACTGTATCCATCCAAACAATAACTTCCATTCAATTGCTCGACAAGGTTTTACGGATGAGTGACtaggcttaaaaaaaaaaaaaaaaaaaaaaaaaaaaaaaaacttggaatATGACAGATGCAAATAACAGGTGTATTGTTGAAAATATCAGAAAGAGTATGATTCATCAGCTCAAGATATTTCATCAAGCATCTGAATATCCGGCTTAAGATGCATGCCTGTCTGTTACAGCTTCAACCGTCGAGCTTTCTAAAATATCTAAGTTCTCTATTCTATTCAAAAATAGGTTAAGAGATTAATATATGACTAAATTTTCTACTTAGTAACGTTATAGTTTTCTCAGAGGTCACCTGTATGTCCcttaaaaatttgaaatttttttccgCTAAGATTCAAATGTTATGCTGATGCAGAATATTGAGAAGAATGGAAGAGGTGTAGCCACGTATGCAGTGAACATGTCTTAGAAAAGTGAGGCTGACTAATTTTGATCTTTTGCACTTTTTCACTTTTAAACAAGAGCCCACCAACATTGTCTCCTTCAAACACTGCTTAAACAGGGAATCTATTTTTATAAATAGGCACACAACCCTTCACCATTCTcatcactttctctctcttctcttccaaACTCGCAGAAAATTAAATGACGTTAACGCTTCGTTCTTCAACGTCTTTCATTAATCTTAAAGAGTACTCCAAAAGCCTGAAGAGCTCCGATGAGTCCTCCGGTGTAGTTTGCTTTGCGCAAATCAAGCCATCATGCCGCATCCGGGCAAAGAGTTCCCTGCAAGAAGCACAGCTCTTCCAGGAAAGAATCAGGGTGAGCACCACCACTGATGATCTCCCGAGGGAGTTGCTTCACGCACTCCCAAATATAGCTCATACCAGCAATAACAACGACTCCAAGAAGGTGCCTGTGTATGTGATGCTTCCACTAGACACAGTGACGCATGGAGGGCATTTGAACAAGCCAAGAGCAATGAATGTGAGTTTGATGGCTTTGAAGAATGCAGGAGTAGAAGGAGTTATGGTGGATGCTTGGTGGGGATTGGTCGAGAAAGACGGACCTTCCAAGTACAACTGGGAAGGGTATGCTGAGCTTGTGAACTTGGTCCAAAAGCATGGCTTGAAGATTCAAGTTGTCATGTCTTTCCATCAGTGTGGAGGAAATGTTGGAGACTCATGCAGGTATATGACATGTTTAAACTTAATATAGTGGTTCGGGATATAGATCAAGAAGTAATTAGGAGTAGAAAGAAATTATGTGTAGTTTTATGAGCTGATTTACTTGCTAaacaatcatttttttttttttttttaattttcagtaTTCCACTGCCTCCATGGGTGCTTGAAGAGATAAGCAAGAACCCTGACCTTGTGTACACAGACAAATCTGGCAGAAGGAATCCTGAGTACATATCCTTGGGCTGTGATTCATTGCCTGTTCTCGGAGGAAGAACGCCCATCCAGGTTTACACCGACTACATGAAGAGCTTCCATGACAGATTCAGAGATTACTTGGGAGACGTTATTGTGGTAAGATACTTGCAACAAACATGTTAACTCCAATTGATGTGCTAAACAATTAAACACATATATTTGCAAGTGTTCCCAGAAAGAAACTATTAAACAGAGCAAACTAATTAAGACAACTTGGTAGTAAATCAATCAATATTAATTTTTTACTCTTAATATAAAGTTGAGTTTATAAGGAACTTGTTTTTAAAAGGTTAGACTCAATTTCAACTATTTCTGCAGGAAATTCAAGTCGGTATGGGTCCTTGTGGTGAACTCAGATATCCTGCTTATCCAGAGAGCAATGGAACATGGAAGTTTCCCGGAATTGGAGAATTTCAATGCTATGACAAGGTAACCATTGTAAATAAAAGGAGTTTTactttaattttaaattatGCTACCAACAAAATGGCCCTAAATTGGATCATATCAAAATCGATCATAAAGGCACCTAAAAGATTGTAGAGAATATTGGTATATATGTTAtttctaaataaaaaaaattggtatATATGTTATTTCtaaacaaggtttttttttgtCACAGTACATGAAAGCTTCCCTGGAAGCATCAGCAGAGGCACAAGGAAAGAGAGATTGGGGAAGGACTGGACCCCATGATTCCGGCCAGTACAATCAGTTCCCTGAAGACACCGGATTTTTCAAAAGAGATGGAACCTGGAATACCGAGTATGGACAGTTCTTCCTCGAATGGTACTCAGAGAAGCTATTAAGGCATGGAGATAGACTCCTGGCAGCTGCAAAAGGAGTGTTCCAAGGAACTGGAGCTAAACTATCTGGAAAGGTAGCTGGGATTCATTGGCACTACAGAACAAGATCCCATGCTGCTGAATTAACAGCTGGCTACTATAATACTAGACTTAGAGATGGTTACATACCAACAGCAAAAATGTTCAGCAAACATGGGGTTGTATTAAACTTCACCTGCATGGAAATGAAAGATGGGGAACAGCCTGACAATGCAAATTGCTCTCCTGAGGGGTTAGTCCGGCAAGTAAAGATGGCAACCAAGAGTGCTGGAATTGAACTTGCAGGAGAGAATGCACTGGAGAGGTATGATTCCGGTGCATATGGACAAGTTTTGGCCACAAGCAGATCAGATTCCGGCAATGCGTTGAGTGCTTTCACATACCTAAGATTGAATAAGAGATTGTTCGAAGGGGACAACTGGCGGAACATGGTTGAATTTGTGAAAGGCATGgctgaaggtggccggaatgaaAGGCTGTCAAAGTGCGACTCCACTGGCACTGACCTTTTTGTCCGTTTTATCAAAGAAAAGAATGTGCAGGAAGAAAAGGAAACTGTTCTTGTGTAGAAAATTTGCTTAAGTGCATCTTTATGTACAAACAGAGTATCTGAGTATAAAGTTAATTACTGTAATATagcgagaaaaaaaaaatagggagaGAGTGAGGGATTAAAGGAGTACTTAATTATAAGCAAACCATACTTGGCATCAGATGCTGAGGCCTATGATGGTTAAACAATTCCCTGTATATGTCTCCATTACCTGAATGGTCAGTTGATGTTCATTCAAACCAGGTTTTCATCTAGTTTAGGGGATGTTCAGATGAGTCTTGAGAATAGTTGTCAATCTAGTCCCATGTGTCGAGTAATATGCATTCATGTTTCTTAGTGAAGCATCTACAACTTCCAATATATAATCACTAATCTCTATTTTCTTTGCTTATTGTTTCAATATAAGCTATAGTACTGGAAATGGAAGACTCATATTAAATCTTACAGCATTGGGATTTTACTCAAGTCTTGTAATTCTACCCCAAGTCCTCTGCTTTTGGCATTAACAGTGAAAGAAACCCTTTTagttttgaatcaattttacatTCAGTTGCAACAAGAGCACACATTAAACCCAACCAAGCACACCCAATTAAAATTCTTTAGTAAACAAATAACTATGTGAGTGAGTGAGAGAATGGAAGTACCCAATGAAGTCAGGAATGAGGTGGATCGGAATTGGGATTCTGGCGGCGAAGGTCTTGGATTAAGCTTCCAAGCTCTTTGCGAGCAGATTCACTTCCAAACATGAAGCCGTACCTGATTCACAaaattatttgttaaaatttgaAAAGAATGGAATTCCGGGAAGTGAGAGAGAAAGTAAGTAAGTACCAGCCGGAAACAGCAGAGAAGACTGTTGCCACTGCAATTGTCTGAACCAGACTGAAAGCTTtctccattttcattttcatgaatagagagaaggagaggttttacaaaacaaaataacaaatacGGTAAGCGAGTTTTCTCAATTTTAGAAGAGAACTTAAGGGCTTTGggctctagttttttttttttttttaatatcacaAAAACCAGTATTCATTCAAAACGGAGAGAAACAAAGAATGATGGAACAAAACTGAGACTAGTCATATACGCATCCCCACATGATAAGCATCCCCAGCAATAGTCATATAAGTTGTGCTGGGTCATCTTCTATCATTATGTAAGACAGAGACTAGTAACCAATGAAGAAAGAACCATTTTCCAAATTTTGTCAATAAAGTCAACCAATTTCCAGAGACTTGCTTTGGAATGGACTGAAGCAACTCCATTACTGTTTCCATGATTATACATGTGTAGTTTCCAAAATCCTTTTGCTTCAACTATATATATTTCACTTTGCAGGTTGCATATCATCTTCATAATCATGTTTTTCACCATAATCAGGTCTAAGCATTATGTTTTGGTTGGGCTTGTGTGCCTGGCCATTGCCTCTGCTATTTGTTGTTCTAGTGTTGGAAGCTCCAACAACATTATGTGCTTGGAGACTGAAAGGCATGCTCTTCTCCAGTTCAAACAAGGCCTTGTGGATGAGTCCAATGCTCTTGCCTCTTGGGAAAACAAGAAAGATTGCTGCAAGTGGAGAGGAATAGCGTGCAACAACCAAACAGGTCATGTCACCAGACTTGATTTCTCCTTTGGATATTTCAATTATACAGAAGTTCCTTTAAGAGGTGAAATTAGTCTTTCACTACTTGAATTGCGATATCTAAATTACTTGGACCTCAGTTATAATGATTTTGGAGGAATGATCATTCCTAAGTTCATTGGCTCTTTGAGTCAATTGAAAGAACTCAAACTTGCAGGTGCTAATTTCAGTGGACATGTTCCTCCCCAACTTGGAAACCTCTCTAATTTGCACACTCTTGATCTTTACGGTAACGAAGTTGTTAGTTCTGAAAATCTTGAGTGGTTATCTCATCTTTCTTCCTTGAGATACCTGAACATGTCATATCTAGATTTGTCAAAGGTTGTGAATTGGCCACTATCTTTAAGCAAGCTCACTTTACTGACAGAGCTTCAGTTATCCCAGTGTAACCTTCCTGATGTCAATCTAAGATCACTTTCCTTTATTAATTCTTCCACCTCTCTTCAACTGCTTGACCTCTCTCACAATCATCTTAATTCTTCAATATTTTATTGGATAGCCAATGTCAGCAGCAACTTTGTCCATATTGATCTCTTTTCCAATCAACTTGAAGGTGGGATACCAAAAGGCTTTCAAAACTTATGCAGCTTAGAGTCGTTGATCTTATATCACAACCAATTATCTGAAAACATTGAGCACTCTGTTAAAACCTTGTCTTGTGCTGAGAACACACTTGAGACCTTGGACTTGGGTTTTAACCAATTTTGGGGGTCCTGGCCAGATTTGAAACGGTTTTCAAAGTTAAGAGTGTTATATCTTGACAGCAATCAAGTAAATGGGTCTCTACCCGAGAGTGTCGGGCAACTCTCTAGCCTTGAAACATTATTTCTCTCCGGGAATTCTTTGAGTGGTGTCATAACAGAAGCCCACTTTTTGAACCTCTCTCGTTTACAGTCTCTAGCCATTTCTAATAACCATTTCTCTATCAACCTGAGCTCTGATTGGAATCCACCATTTCAACTTACTACGTTATACATGTCCTCTTGCAAGGTGGGCCCAACTTTTCTCAAGCGGATTCTAACGCAGACAAATCTTACTACTCTTTATCTCTCTAATGCTGGACTATCAGGATCATTGCCTATCCAGGTTTGGGATCTATTTTCTGGCTTGGATTACTTAGATCTCTCTATGAACCAAATCCATGGGAAACTACCGAATCTGTCATCGACAAGCTTGCTTTCTCTCAACTTGTCTTCTAATCTATTTTCTGGCGCATTGCCATCATTTTCTCCTATGCTACAAAGCCTATATCTCTCGAATAATAGATTTTCAGGACCTTTGTCTTCCTTATGTGCAACGCAGGCTCCAAATTTGGAGTATCTTGACATTTCTAAGAACCTATTGTCTGGGGAGCTTCCTAATTGTTGGATGCAATTTCAAGAATTGCAAGTGTTGGATTTGGGAAAGAATAAATTATCTGGAAAAATACCAAGCTCGTTAGGCAATCTACAGGGAATTGGGGTATTGCGTTTACATGATAACAACTTTTCAGGAGAATTGCCTTCGTTAGAGAACTGTACCAGATTATTTATGGTTGACCTTGGCAACAATAACTTGTCGGGAAAGATACCAACATGGATTGGCCAAAGCCTTACATACTTGTTGACTCTACGCTTACGGTCAAATGAGTTTAATGGAATCATACCCTTCTCCCTGTGCAGTCTAGCTGGCATTCATGTTTTGGACCTCTCTCACAACAATATTTCAGGAGGCTTGCCACATTGCTTCAATAACATAACCGCTTTGGCTGATGATACTGGAGCTGATGGTTTTATTGTGGAACTTGTGTGGAAGGGAATAGAAATTGAGTTTAGGGAAAATCTTCACCGTTTGAGAAGCATTGACATTTCAAGCAACTATTTGATTGGAGAAATTCCACCAAGTATAGCAAGTATGACAGAGTTGATTTCTCTGAACCTGTCTAGAAACAAATTGACGGGAAAGCTTCCTGAAGactttggtaacatgaagatGTTGGAATCTCTTGATTTGTCAAGAAACCGGATATCTGGTAAAATTCCTACAAGTTTTGCGAGCTTAAACTTTCTTAGTGTCTTGGACTTATCACACAACAACTTGTCAGGAAGAATTCCATTAGGCACCCAACTTCAGGGTTTTAATGCTTCTCAATATATGGGAAATCTTGGACTTTGTGGACCACCGCTGACACAAAGTTGTCCAGGAGAAGGAACAGTTCAAGATGATGGAATCGCGAGAGGAACTGAAATTGATAACAAAGAACAGGTTAGTGACGGTCTCAACCTTGGAATCTTTATTAGTGCAGTGCTGGGATTTGTCACTGGATTTTGGATGGTCTGCGGCAGTTTACTGCTTAAGACTTCTCGAAGATATGCTTATTTCAGATTCTTGGACAATGCAAAAGATTGGATTTATGTCAAAACCAAGGCAAAAGTGCGGAGGACACTTCAAAGATAAATGGTAAACTAAGCTACATAATACTTATTTTTTCTAGTGTTTATATTTCTGGCTAGATATACTTAAACTCTTCAAATTTATGGTATAACAATCATTTGGAAACACAAAATATTTGTTCAATCTTTTAGAAATATTGTTTTTTGACTGTCAATTGTTTTGACATGATGTTAGGAGATTCTGGCATTCAGGGAAATGATGAGCCTAATTTCCCAGAAGTGGAAAAATTCAAGGCTTAAAGTATGTTGAAGGTTTTCAGATGTCGTTGCTTTCTCTTTCAGCAAGAAATAAATTTTATGCTTGTTTCTCTTGAGATATGTGTATGAATAATGGATTGTATGTAGTATGAGTTGGCATAACTTTTTATTCCATGCAACAAGACCTCTATTTAGCTTCCTAATCTTTCTGGCTGTAATTTAAACCTAGCTTTCTCGATTGATTTCAAAGTTATTAGCTGCAGTTATATAATGTCCCATTCCAGAGCATTTCAATGTATCTATTCCAATCTAACTTGATCATGTTTGTGTTATTCAACTTGTTTTCCAGAAGTTTCATTTATGTCAATCTAACTTGATCACTATAATAGTAATCCATGTCTCTTAGTATTTGAACTTGAGTCCAGATGAGAATCCAACATTTCAATATTAAGCATACcattctttttatatatatatatatatatatatatatatatattggatttaGAGCAGAGAGAGCATCATTATCTTCATTTCTGCAATTTCTAGAATATCCCATTCAGTGCCTAACAAGTATTGGAAAGTTTATTCTAGCACTCTATGAATCAAATCCCCGAGAAGTTTCCAAtctatcataaaaaaaaaaaaactacaccCTATTTAATTGAGATCTAACCACTTACTACAACCATTTCCTCCAAACATAAGGAATGTGCTTCTCCAGCTTTCAAGTAAATTACTTGACAAGCAAGGGTGCTAACAACTTTGGTCACTTGAAGATGATAGCGTTTCTTGATTCTTCAGAAAACAGCTATCCGGTAGAATCCTACAAGCTTTTCGAGCTTGAAATTTCTTAGTGCCTTGGACTTACCGTACTACAACTTGTCAGGAAGAATTCAAACTTCAGAGATTTTATTACTCTGCATCTATGGGGAATTTTGGACTTTGCAGACCACAGCTAACACTTAAGTCCCCGAAATATGCGACTGCTCAAGATCCTGGTATCTCTAGTGGCAATGGAAGTGAGAAAACTGATGGTATCAGAAACCTAGGATTTTAAAACGATAGTGCATTGCTTGGATTCTTCAGAGGATTTTGGGAGTCTGTGACACTTCACTACTAAAGTCTTCATGGGATGCGCCTATTTCAAATTCATGTATGGTACAAAAGATAGGATTTATCTAATAAAACTAGCTGATCATCATTTATTGTTTCGTACTTACATAAATATTTATAGTGTGGTCTTTTTTCTTCATAAGATGATCTTAGAAGTTGCAGCCTACTGTGGAGGAAGGAATTAGTAGCCTACTCTAGAGTAACCAGGATATGGGAGGTTTTTCTGATTTGAGATGTCtttgccttctccttcttcaattTGTAGCTGCATTTcgctctttctttctttttcttttttaccttGTTTCAGTTTAGAATGCATACTTCTAATGTAAGATAACAACGGATATGTGAATGTGACAGAATATACCAATTTTGCTTTCTAAGACAAGCAACCAAAAACAGATGTATATTGTACAGTAGTTTCTTCAAGGTTTCATACATCATTGTAGCTCCAAGAGATCATTTGACACTGAGGTGGTGAAATCATCAAAGCCTTATAAAATCAACTACCCTTTTCTAATGAGTGATCGAGTCTTTTGTAATTCTTTTCACTCCCTCTTTTTCTGCATTCTTTGCTCAAACTTTCATAGCTTCAATCTCAGGAAAACAAAACGTAGAAATAATAATTAACCTTCCAATTGTACTTGAACCCCCTCAAGTAGTACACACCCTCTCTGAGTAGTGATCAAACCATCCTATGTTGGACCAGAGACTTCGGTTAATATGAAGGGTGTAAAACTAGAGGAGGTTAAAAATATTTGAAGTCTGCAAAATTGAAACTTTTACAAAACTTCCCATTTCCACATATCCAATCATTTCAACCtgttaaaaaatttaaatagaaCATAGTCACAGCAGACACTATTACTAATGCTTTCGTTTGATTTGATCACAGGCTTCTCTCTTATATCACCTCAACTTGGGGTTCTTTCTACCCATTTTAGACCCAGATGCCCCAAAATTGTTATTTACAGAGTTGGTACCCTTTCCTGAATCTTGTATAGCTTGCTTCAAGATCTCTACTACCTGATTCATTGTTGGCCGGTCTTTTGCATTCTTGTTCAGGCAGCTATCTGCCAACTAGGCAATTTTCCGAGCTGCATTAATAGAATACTAGTCTCTCAGAAGCAGATCTATTATCATGCTGAATTTTTTACTGTCTGCAGGGTACTGTCTAACCCAATAAAGAAGATTCTGCTCCGCTGTTGGCCGGTGTCTTTCTAAGACACGCCTCCCAGTGAGGATCTTATACAGCACCACACCAAAACTCCATAAGTCACTATGGATGGAAAGATGGCCTGTTTCAACATACTCTGGGGCAGCATATCCATAATCCCTACCACCTGATAACAAAAGCAAATACAATATGAACCAGGGAAATGTTAAATAGAAGCAAAGAACCAGAAAGGCGAATAATAACTAATACCAATTGTCCTCTCAAGATTGCAATGCAAGCAAGATTCCGCCAACCTCCAAATGAAGTTGACATCGAGTTCTAAAAGAACTTGGGCTAGTAGTAAAATAAGTCATCTATTATCTACTTACTGCTGTCGATACATGAGTACGGTCACCCTTTGGCCCTTCTCTAGCAAGCCCGAAGTCTGAGAGCTTCGGCTTAAAGTCCTCATCCAAGAGCACGTTGGAGGATTTGAAATCTCGATATATCACCTATTGAAACAATGCAACAAAAAAGGTTCAACAAAGTATATAAAAATTCTTGTCTTCAAACAAATAAAGAGTTACCATGCGAGGTAAGCCATTATCTACCATCCTTAAATACACTCCTTAGCATTTGGATATTGATTGCCAGAAGCAAAAATAGAAGATGACTTTTGTTTCAACCTCACAAGCAGAGCTGAACCAAATCTATGTAGCTATGTAGTATCATAACATTAAAATTAAAGCAAAGAAAGCATTTTGAAGTAGCGAGAACTTAAATTTTACCCTTAATTGACTTTCAGCTTCAGCAATGGAAGAACAAGATCAGTGGACTAGTGTGCTGAAGTAAACAGGGGGTACCTATTAATGCGCAGAAATTACAATATGATTACACAATGATAACTTAGTTCATGCTTCTTTTATATTACTTCCAAGTTTTATGTCCAAATTCAATTAGTACTAGACAGCAAAAAAGAGTGCAATGTCATTCAAAGGTTTTGAACACAAGAACTCTTTTACCATGTGACACAACCACAGGGTCCCAACAGCTAAAGCTTTTGGAGAACAGAATACATCAAGATAATGGACAGTTACTGAAGTGACAGTGTCCACCAACGTATGTAACTGAAGGCAATTATATTGGTAGCGGATACAATTTAAGTTCCAAAACCAGAGATGCCACTATAAATGCAGCAAACAAGTAAAAGATGTATAACGTAATAAGTAGTTGCTACATTCCAATCATTAGTTATGGTTCTAATACTACACTATCTTAAGCAGGTCACACTGATTTGGTGTTCCATTGGTCAAAATAACATATATGAGTCACATGTTCACATGATATGGTAGTTCTACATTCCAAACAAACTCAAAGGAAATACATGGTCAAACATAGGTCAAATAAATGAAAACTATATTCACCTGGACTTCCAGTCCCTCGTGTAGATAAGCCAATCCTTGAGCAGCACCAAGCATTATTTGTAACCTTGTGATCCAAGGAAGAGGGTTCAGAGCCCTGTTGAAAAGATGATCTTCTAAGCTCCTATTAGGCATATATTCATATACCAATAGCCGTTGGATCCCTCTTTCTCCATCTATAGAGCAATATCCTAGAAGCTTTACCAGATTTGGGTGATTTACCACACCAAGAAATTGAACCTCTGCTAGCCACTCTTTATGACCATATGAAAATAGCAAAGAACCATAACCTTGACAACTAAATAGATAAAAATAATATAGAGGCACACAATGTCTACAAAATGGGTGTTTAGGAAAGGATAACTTTGAACTCAGAGTTTAGTTGAATGTGCGGATCTCTCTCAACTGTTTAAAAGAGTAATGAGATGTATCTTTTACACAGGCCAATATCATCTCAAGGGCTTAATCATTACTTTTATCCATTCTCAAATATAAAGTACTATTTCCACAAAATTTGACAATCTGTTCCAATTCAAGTTCTTGAGAGCAAAAATCTCTTTCTTTAGTAACTGGTAAGAGCATTGTCAGACAAAGAACGCTGCATAATATGTTTTCCAGCTGAGAGAAACAAAACTATTTACCATTCACTTTAGGAATGGTTTTCAAACACTGCATGAAATCCATTTGCCTTGTATTAGTATTCACTTTCCTTCTGGTTCTTGCTAACATTACAAATGATGATATAATCTCCACATTCCTAGAGTTCCAGCACCAGATGGATTCCAAGGTCCACAATTGTCATATTCCACCGAACTACATGTAGGGTCTTTAACTAATGTATACCACAGAACTTCAGTGACTTGATCAATAGAAGACATTCAGATTTCTTTCAACCTCGATAGAAAATCATTATGTCGCATTTAGTCTTTTTCATGCCCTACTCACTTTAGCACATTCTCTATTGATTATTAACTTCTATTTCATTCCCACTCCAATTGGCCAAGAATTAGGAATGACAGATTGGTTGGTAAACCCATGCCCTTTTTTCCACCCCACTTTACTATGCCTAGTGCCTAGTGCCTACCATGTATTTTGGGATTATATTGA encodes the following:
- the LOC133743389 gene encoding probable serine/threonine-protein kinase PBL20 isoform X2; the protein is MLGAAQGLAYLHEGLEVQVIYRDFKSSNVLLDEDFKPKLSDFGLAREGPKGDRTHVSTAVVGIMDMLPQSMLKQAIFPSIVTYGVLVWCCIRSSLGGVS
- the LOC133743390 gene encoding uncharacterized protein LOC133743390, whose translation is MKMKMEKAFSLVQTIAVATVFSAVSGWYGFMFGSESARKELGSLIQDLRRQNPNSDPPHS
- the LOC133743389 gene encoding probable serine/threonine-protein kinase PBL20 isoform X1; translated protein: MPNRSLEDHLFNRALNPLPWITRLQIMLGAAQGLAYLHEGLEVQVIYRDFKSSNVLLDEDFKPKLSDFGLAREGPKGDRTHVSTAVVGIMDMLPQSMLKQAIFPSIVTYGVLVWCCIRSSLGGVS
- the LOC133743385 gene encoding receptor-like protein EIX2 → MCSFQNPFASTIYISLCRLHIIFIIMFFTIIRSKHYVLVGLVCLAIASAICCSSVGSSNNIMCLETERHALLQFKQGLVDESNALASWENKKDCCKWRGIACNNQTGHVTRLDFSFGYFNYTEVPLRGEISLSLLELRYLNYLDLSYNDFGGMIIPKFIGSLSQLKELKLAGANFSGHVPPQLGNLSNLHTLDLYGNEVVSSENLEWLSHLSSLRYLNMSYLDLSKVVNWPLSLSKLTLLTELQLSQCNLPDVNLRSLSFINSSTSLQLLDLSHNHLNSSIFYWIANVSSNFVHIDLFSNQLEGGIPKGFQNLCSLESLILYHNQLSENIEHSVKTLSCAENTLETLDLGFNQFWGSWPDLKRFSKLRVLYLDSNQVNGSLPESVGQLSSLETLFLSGNSLSGVITEAHFLNLSRLQSLAISNNHFSINLSSDWNPPFQLTTLYMSSCKVGPTFLKRILTQTNLTTLYLSNAGLSGSLPIQVWDLFSGLDYLDLSMNQIHGKLPNLSSTSLLSLNLSSNLFSGALPSFSPMLQSLYLSNNRFSGPLSSLCATQAPNLEYLDISKNLLSGELPNCWMQFQELQVLDLGKNKLSGKIPSSLGNLQGIGVLRLHDNNFSGELPSLENCTRLFMVDLGNNNLSGKIPTWIGQSLTYLLTLRLRSNEFNGIIPFSLCSLAGIHVLDLSHNNISGGLPHCFNNITALADDTGADGFIVELVWKGIEIEFRENLHRLRSIDISSNYLIGEIPPSIASMTELISLNLSRNKLTGKLPEDFGNMKMLESLDLSRNRISGKIPTSFASLNFLSVLDLSHNNLSGRIPLGTQLQGFNASQYMGNLGLCGPPLTQSCPGEGTVQDDGIARGTEIDNKEQVSDGLNLGIFISAVLGFVTGFWMVCGSLLLKTSRRYAYFRFLDNAKDWIYVKTKAKVRRTLQR
- the LOC133743387 gene encoding beta-amylase 3, chloroplastic; the protein is MTLTLRSSTSFINLKEYSKSLKSSDESSGVVCFAQIKPSCRIRAKSSLQEAQLFQERIRVSTTTDDLPRELLHALPNIAHTSNNNDSKKVPVYVMLPLDTVTHGGHLNKPRAMNVSLMALKNAGVEGVMVDAWWGLVEKDGPSKYNWEGYAELVNLVQKHGLKIQVVMSFHQCGGNVGDSCSIPLPPWVLEEISKNPDLVYTDKSGRRNPEYISLGCDSLPVLGGRTPIQVYTDYMKSFHDRFRDYLGDVIVEIQVGMGPCGELRYPAYPESNGTWKFPGIGEFQCYDKYMKASLEASAEAQGKRDWGRTGPHDSGQYNQFPEDTGFFKRDGTWNTEYGQFFLEWYSEKLLRHGDRLLAAAKGVFQGTGAKLSGKVAGIHWHYRTRSHAAELTAGYYNTRLRDGYIPTAKMFSKHGVVLNFTCMEMKDGEQPDNANCSPEGLVRQVKMATKSAGIELAGENALERYDSGAYGQVLATSRSDSGNALSAFTYLRLNKRLFEGDNWRNMVEFVKGMAEGGRNERLSKCDSTGTDLFVRFIKEKNVQEEKETVLV